Proteins encoded within one genomic window of Candidatus Thiodiazotropha endoloripes:
- a CDS encoding VIT and vWA domain-containing protein — MTTLTKQFKYLLFGLTFFAAQSATSAGLMTPKSANLPELEIKQHHVDVTIEDGYAITSVEQVFFNPNDRELEAIYSFPVPEKASVGEFTYWIDGQPVTGEVLEKQRAREVYQQERNAGRETALTEQDSYRTFDSHVYPVKPQQDVKIRLVYIQPAHVDSGIGRYVYPLEEGGVDEEKLAFWRYNSVVTEAFSFNLKLRSSYPIDTMRLPQHPQASAVANSPQEWSVSLHNGQATTEQGVTNPQTTPAIIQKLDKDILVYWRHQTGLPGSVDMVTHKEPGKDRGTFMLTVTPGDDLATINEGRDWVFVLDISGSMKGKYQSLLEGVKKGLARLSEKDRFKIVLFNDRAKTLTSDYINADRDNVKRYIDKLENTSPNGSTNLYAGLERGIKGLDADRSSAILLVTDGVANVGTTEKRDFLKLLEKYDVRLFSFVMGNSANRPLLEGMTKISNGFSINISNSDDIVGQLMLVTDKLTHEALHDIDVTIRGVKVKDLTPDRIGSLYQGRQLILFGHYWGEGMADVSIQGKISGQKTTYSSRFEFPSQSTGNPEIERLWAYATIESLQNQIDYLGEDADSRQAIVDLATEYGLVTDYTSMVVVREEQFQQYGIDRHNQARVAKEQTARQQRAATPVANNRVDNQQPMFNRPRAYPSSGGGGGALDPWLLLLIPLLIAGRQRRNR, encoded by the coding sequence ATGACCACTCTAACAAAACAGTTTAAATATCTGCTCTTTGGGCTCACCTTTTTCGCCGCCCAGAGCGCCACATCCGCCGGCCTGATGACGCCGAAATCGGCCAACCTGCCAGAACTGGAGATCAAACAACACCATGTCGACGTCACCATCGAGGACGGTTATGCGATCACCTCGGTCGAGCAGGTCTTTTTCAATCCCAACGATCGGGAACTTGAGGCCATCTACTCATTCCCGGTTCCGGAAAAAGCCTCCGTCGGAGAGTTTACCTACTGGATCGATGGCCAACCGGTAACCGGTGAGGTATTGGAGAAACAGCGGGCCAGGGAGGTCTACCAGCAGGAGCGCAATGCCGGCCGGGAAACCGCACTGACTGAACAGGACAGTTACCGTACATTTGACAGCCACGTCTATCCGGTAAAACCTCAGCAGGATGTCAAAATCCGCCTTGTCTATATCCAGCCCGCGCATGTGGATAGTGGCATAGGACGCTATGTCTACCCCCTGGAAGAGGGTGGCGTGGACGAGGAGAAGCTGGCTTTCTGGCGTTACAACAGCGTGGTGACAGAGGCGTTCAGCTTCAACCTGAAACTACGCTCTTCCTACCCGATCGACACCATGCGACTGCCACAACATCCTCAGGCATCTGCTGTCGCCAACTCGCCACAAGAGTGGTCGGTCTCGCTGCATAACGGCCAGGCCACGACAGAACAAGGAGTAACAAACCCCCAAACCACTCCCGCCATCATTCAGAAACTGGATAAAGACATTCTGGTCTATTGGCGGCACCAGACGGGACTGCCTGGCAGTGTCGACATGGTTACCCATAAGGAACCCGGTAAGGATCGGGGAACCTTTATGTTGACGGTCACACCCGGCGACGACCTGGCCACCATCAATGAAGGCCGTGACTGGGTATTCGTACTCGACATCTCAGGCTCTATGAAGGGTAAGTACCAGAGTCTGCTTGAAGGTGTAAAAAAGGGCTTGGCACGACTCTCTGAGAAGGATCGATTCAAGATCGTGCTCTTCAATGATCGCGCCAAGACACTCACTTCAGACTATATCAACGCAGACAGAGACAATGTAAAACGCTATATCGATAAACTTGAAAACACCTCACCGAACGGCAGCACCAATCTCTATGCCGGTCTGGAGCGTGGCATCAAAGGACTCGATGCCGACCGCTCCAGTGCGATCCTGTTGGTGACCGATGGTGTTGCCAACGTCGGCACCACGGAAAAGAGAGATTTTCTCAAGTTGCTGGAAAAATATGACGTGCGGCTATTCAGCTTTGTCATGGGTAACAGCGCCAATCGCCCGCTGCTGGAAGGTATGACAAAAATCTCCAACGGCTTCTCGATCAATATCTCCAACAGTGATGATATTGTCGGTCAGCTGATGCTGGTAACGGATAAGCTGACCCATGAGGCCCTGCACGATATCGATGTGACGATTCGCGGGGTCAAAGTCAAGGACCTGACTCCGGATCGAATCGGTTCCCTCTACCAGGGCCGTCAATTGATCCTGTTTGGACACTACTGGGGCGAGGGTATGGCTGATGTCAGCATCCAAGGCAAGATATCGGGACAAAAGACAACTTATTCGAGCCGCTTCGAATTCCCAAGTCAGAGCACAGGTAATCCGGAGATTGAACGACTCTGGGCCTACGCAACGATTGAATCGCTGCAGAATCAGATCGACTATCTGGGCGAGGACGCCGACTCCCGACAGGCGATTGTCGATCTGGCCACAGAGTATGGCCTGGTCACCGACTACACCTCCATGGTGGTGGTTCGAGAAGAGCAGTTCCAACAGTACGGTATCGATCGCCACAATCAGGCGCGTGTCGCGAAAGAGCAGACAGCTCGACAACAGCGAGCTGCAACACCTGTTGCCAACAATAGGGTCGACAATCAGCAGCCCATGTTCAACAGACCCCGGGCTTACCCATCGTCTGGCGGTGGTGGTGGTGCACTGGATCCCTGGTTGTTGCTGTTGATCCCGTTATTGATAGCTGGGCGCCAAAGACGCAATCGATAA
- a CDS encoding helix-turn-helix domain-containing protein has product MSQVAELLQALKRELRAKGITYREVAELLDLSENSVKRLFAERSFSIARLEKVCDLIDLELSDLVQIMVEGRERITMLTEDQEREMVGNTKLLLVAICIFNHWQFEQILADYRFTETELTQLLAKLDRLRIIELLPLNRFKLVVDKNFTWRTNGPIQRFFQKYAQPEFLDAKFLREDEALIFTNGYLSENSRLTMLRQLKRVSVEFNRLHEEDGSLPLSQRQGTSLMLAFRPWDFSVFNKLKRDG; this is encoded by the coding sequence ATGAGTCAAGTTGCAGAGCTGTTGCAGGCCTTGAAGCGCGAACTGCGTGCCAAGGGGATTACCTACCGTGAAGTCGCTGAGTTGCTGGATCTGTCTGAAAACAGTGTCAAGCGCCTGTTCGCCGAACGAAGCTTTTCCATCGCCAGGCTGGAGAAGGTTTGCGATCTAATCGATCTGGAGCTCTCCGATCTGGTGCAGATCATGGTTGAAGGGCGGGAGCGCATCACAATGCTGACGGAGGATCAGGAGCGGGAGATGGTGGGGAACACCAAACTCTTGTTGGTGGCGATCTGTATCTTTAACCACTGGCAGTTCGAACAGATACTGGCGGACTACCGCTTTACTGAGACTGAGCTGACCCAGTTGCTGGCCAAGCTCGACCGACTGAGGATCATCGAGCTTCTACCGCTTAATCGGTTTAAGCTGGTGGTGGACAAAAACTTTACCTGGCGTACCAATGGGCCGATTCAGAGGTTTTTTCAAAAGTATGCTCAGCCCGAGTTTCTCGATGCGAAATTTCTACGAGAGGATGAGGCGCTGATCTTTACCAACGGATACCTGTCTGAGAATTCGAGATTGACCATGTTACGGCAGTTGAAGCGGGTATCGGTGGAGTTCAATCGGCTGCATGAAGAGGATGGTTCATTGCCTCTTTCCCAGCGACAGGGCACCAGCTTGATGCTGGCATTCAGGCCATGGGATTTCAGTGTCTTCAATAAACTGAAGCGGGATGGATAG
- a CDS encoding methyltransferase family protein, protein MASDRSEDHADVILPPPVIHIVSIGLGGVISNYFPMPLPHWLILQWAGAVLSVAAIAMTLWGMREFRASRNPVAPIRPINRLMVSGPYRFTRNPLYLSLILLQLGLALVFLNGWMVVMLLPVVVIVHYYVVIREEAYLLRRFGSDYQTYQERVRRWI, encoded by the coding sequence GTGGCAAGTGATCGGTCAGAGGATCATGCTGATGTGATCCTGCCGCCGCCGGTGATTCACATAGTCAGTATCGGTTTGGGGGGTGTGATCAGCAACTATTTTCCCATGCCCCTGCCGCATTGGTTAATCCTGCAATGGGCTGGTGCAGTGCTGAGTGTTGCGGCGATCGCCATGACACTGTGGGGTATGCGTGAGTTCCGTGCCTCCCGTAATCCCGTTGCTCCAATCCGGCCGATCAATCGATTGATGGTTTCCGGGCCATATCGATTCACCAGAAATCCCCTCTACCTTTCTCTGATCCTGTTGCAACTGGGGCTTGCTCTTGTTTTTCTTAACGGCTGGATGGTGGTAATGCTACTGCCTGTAGTGGTGATTGTGCACTATTATGTTGTAATTCGGGAGGAGGCCTATCTTCTACGTCGTTTTGGCTCTGACTATCAAACCTACCAGGAGCGGGTCAGGCGATGGATATAA
- a CDS encoding class I SAM-dependent methyltransferase, with translation MDIKFVRQVRKLPRFIRNHGIDNVFVYILTIPLLSFFNLLLTPIKKKTDKDPFYQVFNRFTATVNEMPQATLLEIGSRNVTGVVMRDLFHSTVDYTGVDIHEGENVDLVADVHELSSHLPQNHYDAVFTISVFEHLAMPWQAVIEINRVMKPGGLLFIATHPVIPPHELPWDFWRYSRETFKVLLNQRTGFEILESVEGTPARILSLSRDRTTSKVHLIPVHQSIGVVARKIDVPDAALSWKLPVSSLLQSHYPKG, from the coding sequence ATGGATATTAAGTTTGTAAGACAGGTCAGGAAGCTCCCTCGGTTTATTCGAAACCACGGCATAGACAACGTTTTCGTCTACATCTTGACGATACCACTATTATCTTTTTTCAACCTGCTGTTGACACCGATCAAGAAGAAGACAGACAAAGATCCCTTCTACCAAGTTTTTAATCGTTTTACTGCAACCGTTAATGAAATGCCCCAGGCGACCCTGCTTGAGATCGGTTCAAGAAATGTAACCGGTGTGGTGATGCGTGACCTGTTTCACTCCACAGTGGACTATACCGGAGTGGATATCCATGAAGGGGAGAACGTGGATCTGGTGGCTGATGTTCATGAGCTCTCATCCCACCTTCCGCAGAACCACTATGATGCGGTTTTTACAATCTCTGTATTCGAGCATTTGGCGATGCCCTGGCAGGCCGTGATCGAAATCAACCGGGTAATGAAGCCTGGTGGTTTGCTGTTTATCGCCACTCATCCAGTGATTCCGCCTCATGAACTGCCATGGGACTTCTGGCGTTATTCCAGAGAGACATTCAAAGTGCTGCTGAATCAAAGAACCGGCTTCGAAATATTGGAATCCGTAGAGGGAACCCCGGCTAGAATCCTCTCCTTGTCCCGTGACCGAACCACATCCAAGGTGCATTTGATACCGGTTCATCAGAGTATTGGTGTAGTGGCGAGAAAGATCGATGTGCCTGATGCTGCGCTCTCTTGGAAGTTGCCTGTGAGCAGTTTATTACAGAGTCACTACCCAAAAGGATAG
- a CDS encoding MarR family winged helix-turn-helix transcriptional regulator yields MTQTDITEDILIAIRRVIRAIDQHSRNLVQSHGLTGPQALLLTEIVRSGKITGSELAKRVSLSQATVTDVVKRLESRELLERSRDAGDKRKVILKASKQGEVLVKQSVPLLQERFQQRLGELKDWEQNQLLSSLQRIAEMMNAEDLDASPMLTSGAITASPEAIQDVVTPTDTPPEAEEV; encoded by the coding sequence ATGACCCAAACCGACATCACTGAAGATATCCTGATTGCCATCAGACGGGTCATCCGTGCCATTGACCAGCACTCCAGAAACCTGGTGCAGAGTCATGGACTGACCGGCCCACAGGCACTGCTGTTGACGGAGATCGTTCGCAGCGGAAAGATCACCGGCAGTGAACTGGCGAAGCGGGTCAGCCTGAGTCAGGCAACCGTCACCGATGTCGTGAAACGGCTTGAGAGCAGGGAGCTACTGGAGCGGAGTCGCGATGCTGGCGACAAACGCAAAGTGATACTGAAGGCGAGCAAACAGGGAGAGGTTCTGGTCAAGCAATCCGTACCCCTTCTACAGGAGCGTTTTCAACAACGGCTGGGTGAACTCAAGGATTGGGAACAGAACCAGCTGCTCTCATCCCTGCAGCGGATCGCGGAGATGATGAATGCGGAAGACCTGGACGCTTCACCGATGTTGACCAGCGGTGCGATTACCGCATCACCGGAAGCAATACAGGATGTGGTCACGCCGACAGATACTCCACCGGAAGCAGAAGAAGTATAA
- a CDS encoding fibronectin type III domain-containing protein, with translation MQNAGRHLSGQILVCLFLGLFAASAVSAPLLSLAPAQSTDGKATLSWELPEGASVEVESSLDDRFVNVVPLYQGSDRSTVLTGLSDGSYHFRARIMHQNGAISPWGEPVSLLVEHHSLVKAVSFFVIGAVVFVATLLLIILGARREQ, from the coding sequence ATGCAAAATGCAGGAAGACATCTCTCTGGGCAGATCCTTGTCTGTCTGTTTCTCGGCCTATTTGCAGCATCGGCAGTTAGTGCACCTCTCCTCTCCCTGGCGCCGGCACAGAGTACTGATGGCAAAGCCACGCTGAGCTGGGAACTTCCTGAAGGCGCCAGTGTTGAAGTTGAATCAAGTCTGGACGATCGCTTTGTCAATGTGGTCCCTCTCTATCAGGGCAGTGACCGGTCGACCGTATTGACCGGATTGAGTGATGGATCTTATCACTTCCGTGCCCGCATCATGCATCAAAATGGTGCAATTTCACCCTGGGGCGAACCGGTAAGTCTCCTTGTTGAGCATCACAGCCTTGTTAAGGCAGTGAGCTTTTTTGTCATCGGTGCGGTGGTTTTTGTGGCGACCCTCCTGTTGATCATTCTCGGTGCCAGGCGGGAACAATAG
- a CDS encoding Zn-dependent hydrolase, with product MSAKPLQVDFPRLKSDVEALAAIGRADDQGIYRMAFSEGDMQARNWLRERIVQAGLELHQDGAANLFGRLAWDPDKPSVMVGSHIDTVPGAGHLDGALGVLCGLEALRSMKEQGISLKRPLELVAFSDEEGRFSGMFGSQALCGDISPQWIHAARDLSGVGLTEAMAAQGLDANEALSAARSPESLHAFVELHIEQGPVLDELGSSIGVVEGICGLKRWDVRLTGVANHAGTTPMLMRSDAFQGLAEFSVEIGRILEEHGGPQSVATIGRVELQPGAANVVPGEARFALEFRDLEESVLYDLSDAFRRTLSAIARRRGLMFDFKVVSELAPVSCDQRIRQLIESTAQAFAYNHHQLPSGAAHDTQQLARITRTGMIFVPSKDGRSHSAAEWTSWNDIQAGANVLLNTLYELANEESP from the coding sequence ATGAGTGCAAAGCCGCTACAAGTCGATTTCCCTCGTCTCAAGTCCGATGTGGAGGCGCTCGCCGCAATCGGCCGGGCGGATGATCAGGGCATCTATCGGATGGCCTTTTCCGAGGGGGATATGCAGGCCCGTAACTGGTTGCGGGAGCGTATCGTCCAGGCTGGGCTCGAGCTGCATCAGGATGGGGCGGCGAACCTGTTCGGTCGCTTGGCCTGGGATCCTGACAAACCCAGTGTGATGGTCGGTTCGCACATCGATACGGTGCCCGGCGCCGGGCATCTGGATGGTGCCCTCGGGGTGCTGTGCGGGTTGGAAGCACTGAGATCGATGAAAGAGCAGGGGATCAGCCTGAAGCGGCCATTGGAGCTGGTGGCTTTTTCCGATGAGGAGGGTCGTTTCAGTGGTATGTTCGGCTCCCAGGCCCTGTGCGGTGATATCTCCCCCCAGTGGATTCATGCCGCCAGGGATCTGTCTGGGGTGGGCTTGACCGAAGCGATGGCTGCGCAGGGGTTGGATGCCAATGAGGCGCTCTCTGCCGCCAGATCACCGGAGAGTCTGCACGCCTTTGTCGAGTTGCATATCGAACAGGGGCCGGTGCTCGATGAACTGGGCAGTTCGATCGGTGTGGTGGAGGGTATCTGCGGCCTCAAGCGCTGGGACGTACGTCTCACCGGGGTTGCCAATCATGCGGGCACCACGCCGATGCTGATGCGCAGTGACGCCTTTCAGGGCCTCGCGGAGTTCTCCGTGGAGATCGGCCGGATCCTGGAGGAGCATGGTGGTCCCCAGAGTGTCGCCACCATAGGCCGTGTTGAACTGCAGCCCGGGGCGGCCAATGTGGTGCCTGGCGAGGCCCGGTTCGCTCTGGAATTTCGCGATCTGGAAGAGTCGGTCCTGTATGACCTGAGCGATGCTTTCCGCCGTACCCTGTCAGCCATCGCCCGGCGTCGCGGCCTGATGTTCGACTTCAAGGTGGTGAGTGAACTGGCGCCGGTCAGCTGTGATCAACGCATCCGTCAGTTGATTGAATCCACGGCTCAGGCGTTTGCCTACAACCACCACCAGCTCCCCAGTGGCGCCGCCCATGACACCCAGCAATTGGCGCGGATCACCAGAACCGGCATGATTTTTGTACCGAGTAAAGATGGGCGCAGCCATTCAGCGGCGGAGTGGACCTCGTGGAATGACATCCAGGCCGGCGCCAATGTACTGCTCAACACACTCTACGAACTTGCCAATGAGGAGTCACCATGA
- a CDS encoding cysteine hydrolase family protein, with translation MSDQEEKQPDPYMNIDPLRDTYRQKIAEAAGRTHSLQRHNTALLCIDMQYLDAAPGFGVFADADSSGLPPESQAYYFDRLESMVLPNVRRLQEAFRANRLEVVHTRIQSLTQDGRDRGPGHKRLNLHAPPGSKEAEILPLVAPHGDEIIINKTASGVFTSTNLEYVLRNLGITGLFVVGVYSNECVSTAVRDACDLGFYVTLISDGIATVTPELQQATDTTMKDRYARLMNTDEALSEIEGVFL, from the coding sequence ATGAGTGACCAAGAAGAAAAACAACCTGATCCCTATATGAACATCGATCCGCTTCGGGATACCTATCGGCAGAAGATCGCCGAAGCGGCGGGTCGCACCCACTCGCTGCAAAGACACAACACCGCGTTGTTGTGCATCGATATGCAATATCTCGATGCAGCGCCCGGTTTCGGCGTCTTCGCGGATGCGGACTCATCCGGTCTGCCGCCGGAATCCCAGGCCTACTATTTCGATCGTCTGGAGAGCATGGTGCTACCCAATGTGAGGCGTCTGCAGGAAGCCTTTCGGGCCAATCGACTGGAGGTGGTGCATACCAGAATCCAATCCCTGACCCAGGATGGCCGGGATCGTGGTCCAGGACACAAGCGTCTCAATCTGCATGCGCCGCCAGGTTCCAAGGAGGCGGAAATTCTGCCTCTGGTTGCGCCCCATGGGGATGAGATCATCATCAACAAGACCGCATCCGGGGTCTTCACCTCCACCAACCTGGAGTATGTGCTGCGCAACCTGGGTATAACCGGGCTGTTTGTGGTCGGGGTCTACTCCAATGAGTGTGTCAGTACGGCGGTGAGGGATGCCTGCGATCTCGGTTTCTATGTCACCCTGATCTCCGATGGCATCGCCACCGTAACCCCTGAGCTGCAACAGGCCACAGACACCACCATGAAGGACCGCTATGCCCGTTTGATGAACACCGACGAGGCCCTCTCGGAGATCGAAGGGGTCTTTCTTTGA
- a CDS encoding sodium:solute symporter family protein: MNSDPVLSADLGWLILALFSAVWIWLGWWLGRRAQGLDGFMLAGRKVGLALGTATAMATWVTSNTTMAAPQLAFQMGIWGMVGYSLGSIGLILFAPLAKRIRQLMPQGFTSGDFIRLRYGNLAWRVFLVISLFYAFGWLISLGMAGGVLINALTGIDYHIGMSVIVAVCVSYTLLGGLRAVIGTDFLQSLIILTGIVILAVLAITKVGVDTMHEQVLMERPELLNLLFPAAIMFLFNNLLFGVGEIFHSNVWWSRAFAFREGVGFKAYLIAGLFWTPVPIVAGFLALTVPALQINVPTADMVGPLVAGELLGAGGAVLVFIVVFSALASSLDSLLAATSDLVLTDLYKGHLRPQAREEELVKAARWITLGLGVMTWLLCWPRITTLAELLYFTGAFVASTIWPVAAGLYWRSINPMGATLAMTLGTLIGLLSYFMIGFYVAALVAAAVSMTLVLLTTWLAPRSFDWQRLNPTPVPVREVK; the protein is encoded by the coding sequence TTGAACTCTGATCCGGTACTCAGTGCGGATCTTGGCTGGCTGATACTGGCTCTGTTCAGTGCCGTCTGGATCTGGCTGGGCTGGTGGCTGGGTCGGCGCGCCCAGGGGCTGGATGGTTTCATGCTCGCCGGCCGTAAGGTTGGTCTGGCCCTGGGAACTGCTACCGCCATGGCCACCTGGGTGACCAGTAACACCACCATGGCGGCACCTCAGCTCGCCTTTCAGATGGGGATCTGGGGTATGGTCGGATACTCGCTGGGTTCGATCGGTCTGATTCTGTTCGCGCCCCTGGCGAAACGGATTCGGCAGCTGATGCCCCAGGGCTTCACCAGCGGTGATTTCATCCGGCTGCGCTACGGCAATCTGGCCTGGCGGGTGTTCCTGGTAATCTCCCTCTTCTACGCCTTCGGTTGGTTGATCAGCCTGGGAATGGCTGGTGGGGTATTGATAAACGCCCTCACCGGTATCGACTACCACATCGGTATGTCAGTGATTGTCGCGGTGTGTGTCAGCTATACCCTGTTGGGTGGTTTGCGCGCGGTTATCGGCACCGATTTTCTGCAGTCGCTGATCATCCTGACCGGGATTGTCATACTGGCGGTGCTGGCGATTACCAAGGTCGGGGTCGATACCATGCATGAGCAGGTGTTGATGGAGCGGCCGGAGCTGCTCAATCTGCTGTTTCCCGCCGCCATCATGTTCCTGTTCAACAACCTGTTGTTTGGTGTCGGCGAGATCTTTCACTCCAACGTCTGGTGGAGCAGGGCCTTCGCTTTTCGTGAAGGTGTTGGGTTCAAGGCCTATTTGATCGCCGGTCTGTTCTGGACGCCGGTGCCGATTGTGGCCGGCTTTCTCGCATTGACCGTTCCCGCCTTGCAGATCAATGTGCCGACTGCGGATATGGTCGGTCCCCTGGTGGCTGGTGAGTTACTGGGCGCCGGTGGTGCGGTGCTGGTCTTCATCGTGGTCTTCTCCGCTCTGGCCTCCAGTCTGGACTCCCTGCTGGCCGCCACATCCGATCTGGTGCTGACCGATCTCTATAAAGGGCACCTGCGGCCACAGGCCAGGGAAGAAGAGCTGGTCAAGGCGGCTCGCTGGATAACCCTCGGTCTGGGCGTTATGACCTGGTTGCTCTGCTGGCCCCGCATCACCACCCTGGCGGAGCTGCTCTATTTCACCGGCGCCTTTGTCGCCAGCACTATCTGGCCGGTGGCCGCCGGTCTCTACTGGCGCAGTATCAATCCGATGGGCGCCACCCTGGCAATGACCCTGGGTACCCTGATCGGACTGCTGAGCTATTTCATGATCGGTTTCTATGTGGCGGCCCTGGTGGCGGCCGCTGTCTCCATGACCCTGGTGTTGCTGACAACCTGGTTGGCACCGCGCAGCTTTGATTGGCAGCGGCTCAATCCAACACCCGTCCCAGTTAGGGAGGTCAAGTGA
- a CDS encoding aspartate/ornithine carbamoyltransferase family protein — protein MVNDINAQLSKPLQEPSLDVQGFESPRSLMERLAEDLVPLLELAHRPVISARQFNREQLVQLCRLAAKYETEPHRITRPLTGKILISAFYEPSTRTRLSFESAWHRLGGDIMSITDPATTGIAKGESFYDVGEMLNHYGDMVVLRDSNNRAVYEMLEALRIPIVNGGNGTDEHPTQAMADVYTILKAVPQLTDPNSMKASEKIRIGIIGVPGRMRTIRSLLLFLSLFSVGIDELVIISEDQDPFSEGQYKELSEAGLNIRITPDLDKVLPQLDVVYLNAIAWVSDGYEEHGRTYRLDADSPFKPGAVVMHPLARGEELDRSLDETPYNWYFAQARGAVFVRMALLSVLLKSYS, from the coding sequence GTGGTGAATGATATTAATGCTCAATTAAGCAAACCGCTGCAAGAACCGTCTTTGGATGTACAGGGTTTTGAAAGTCCGAGATCCCTGATGGAGCGGCTGGCGGAGGATCTGGTGCCGCTGCTCGAGCTGGCCCATCGACCCGTTATCTCAGCCCGTCAATTCAACCGTGAGCAGCTGGTGCAACTCTGTCGTCTGGCGGCAAAGTATGAAACCGAGCCTCACCGTATCACCCGCCCGCTTACCGGTAAGATTCTAATCTCCGCCTTCTATGAACCGAGTACCCGCACCCGCCTCTCATTCGAGAGTGCCTGGCATCGTCTGGGCGGGGATATCATGTCGATCACCGATCCGGCGACTACCGGTATTGCCAAAGGTGAATCTTTCTATGATGTGGGTGAGATGCTCAACCACTATGGGGATATGGTGGTGTTGCGCGACAGTAACAACCGGGCTGTCTATGAGATGCTCGAGGCGTTGCGTATTCCGATCGTCAATGGGGGTAACGGTACCGATGAGCATCCGACCCAGGCGATGGCGGACGTCTACACGATCCTCAAGGCGGTGCCCCAGCTGACTGATCCGAACAGCATGAAGGCCTCTGAAAAGATACGCATCGGCATTATCGGTGTGCCGGGTCGGATGCGTACTATCCGTAGCCTGCTGCTGTTCCTGTCGCTGTTTTCAGTCGGTATCGATGAGCTGGTGATTATCAGTGAGGATCAGGATCCCTTCTCCGAGGGGCAGTACAAGGAGTTGAGCGAGGCGGGATTGAATATTCGCATCACGCCCGATTTGGACAAGGTGCTGCCGCAACTGGATGTGGTCTATCTGAATGCCATCGCCTGGGTATCGGATGGCTATGAGGAGCATGGCAGGACCTATCGTCTCGATGCCGACTCGCCGTTCAAGCCCGGTGCTGTGGTGATGCACCCGCTTGCCCGAGGCGAGGAGCTCGATCGCAGTCTGGATGAGACCCCCTACAACTGGTATTTCGCCCAGGCCCGTGGTGCGGTTTTCGTGCGCATGGCGCTGCTCTCCGTGTTGTTGAAAAGTTATAGCTGA